In Streptococcus pneumoniae, the sequence GCAGCTCTGCCCTTCATCGTCTCCCTCCTAGGATGGATGCCGGCTCCTATTGAAATTTCAGCTATCAATTCACTTTGGTCAGCTGAAAAGAGAAAGACCGTCAACTTTAACACAGAAGACGCTCTGTTTGACTTTAACACTGGTTATATTGGAACAGCTATCCTAGCCGTCTTCTTTGTGGCACTGGGAGCACTGATTCAGTATCCTACAGGGCAGGCGGTTGAAGCTGCTTCAGCCAAATACATCTCTCAATTCGTGGGCATGTATGCCTCTGTTCTTGGCGAATGGTCCCGTTACTTGATTACCTTTATTGCCTTCCTCTGTATCTTTGGAACAGTTATAACTGTTATCGATGGCTATTCTCGCGTTAATCAGGAATCTCTCCGACTGCTAATCAGTCAAAAAGAGGACAATCGTAAATCTTTGAACATCTGGATGACCATCACTGCTATCATCGGTATCGTCATTATCAAGTTCTTCGCTGGTCAGGTTTCAACCATGCTCCGCTTTGCCATGATTGGATCTTTCCTGACAACACCTTTCTTTGCTCTTTTGAATTACGCCTTGGTAACGCGTGAAAACAAAAATCTTCCTTCTTGGCTCAAACACCTTGCCATTGCGGGATTGATTTTCCTCTTTGGCTTCGCCATCTTCTTTATCTACGCACTCGCAATCGGAAAAGCAGGGTAAGGGACAAGCGCGAGATGAAGATAAGGTTTCATTTCAAGAGAAAATTCAGCAAATATTTCTATGATAAAAAGCATAAGAACAAGGTTTTGAAGACCTGAACTTATGCTTTTTTACGTTCTTAAAGACTGTTTATACTCAAAAAACAGTTGAACAACTTCAACCACCTCTTATAAGAACTTTATACTATTCGAGAATCTCTTCAAACCACGTCAGCTCTATCTGCAACCTCAAAGCTGTGCTTTGAGCAACCTGCGACTAGCTTCCTAGTTTGCTCTTTGATTTTCATTGAGTATTAATTCTCCTTTTCCAACTCATACAAATCTGCGATAATAGCTGCGACATGTTTGATATCTTCCAGCATGCCTCGCATTTCAAAGTCAGCCAATACAGGGAAGCCAAAGCGTTGACTGTATTGCTTGGCTGTT encodes:
- a CDS encoding NRAMP family divalent metal transporter, giving the protein MSQAISLNQSTWASKLKAMGPGILMATAAVGGSHIVSSTQAGGSYGWSLLLLVILANVFKYPFFRFGAEYTADTGKTLVEGYAEKGKLYLWIFFILNVFSAMVNTAGVAILCSAIIASAFPMIGLSITQWSLILVAIIWAMLLFGGYKLLDGMVKWIMSALTIATVLAVIIAAVKHPEYSSDFVEKTPWQMAALPFIVSLLGWMPAPIEISAINSLWSAEKRKTVNFNTEDALFDFNTGYIGTAILAVFFVALGALIQYPTGQAVEAASAKYISQFVGMYASVLGEWSRYLITFIAFLCIFGTVITVIDGYSRVNQESLRLLISQKEDNRKSLNIWMTITAIIGIVIIKFFAGQVSTMLRFAMIGSFLTTPFFALLNYALVTRENKNLPSWLKHLAIAGLIFLFGFAIFFIYALAIGKAG